CGTCGTCCTCGAGGAGTCGGTGTACCTCGTCCGTGGAGATTTCGCCGTCCATCGGCTCGACGTTCGGGGAGCGAGCGCATAAGGGATACGGCTACGACTTCGCGGGGCCGCGGCGGCTCACTCGCCGTCGGCACCCGACAGCAACGCGAACAGCCCCCCCGGGTCGCCGTCGAAGCGCTCCAGCAGCGACCGGGCGGTCGCGCGGACCTCGTCGTCGACGCGGACGTGGACCATCCCCTCGTCGGGCTGGCCGTAGACGACGCTCGCGCCGTCGGGGGCGGCGACGACCGCCGGCAGCGTCGCGAGGTCCTCCTCGCCGTCGACGAGGATCGTCGTCGGCTCCTCGGCCGCGAGCGCCTCGCGGAGCGCGACGAGCAACGCCTCGGTGAGCGTCGCGGCCGGGTTGGCGACCTCGCGGCTCGCCTCGTCGGTCACGGCGCGTTCGATCTCCTCGTCGACCGCGGTGCGCTTCGTCCGGCCGTCGACGAGGGCGACGTCGGGCGCGCGGCCGGCTTCGAGGAAGTGGTAGGTGACGACGTCGCCGACGGCGATCAGCGGGCCGGCGACGTCCTCCAGGAGGACGCGGGCGTCGGTCTCGATCGGCCCGAGCGGCGTCTTGAGATCGGATCTGAGGGCGGGAGGGAGGGAGACGACGACGCGGGGCTCGGACTCGTCGGAATCGCGGGCGCGGTCGCTCGCGGGACGGTCGTCGCGGGTCACGTCACCGGACCTTGAGCGCGTACGCGCCGGGGCGGTCGACCTGCATCTCGCGGGCGATCTCGCTCTCCTCGGGGTGGGCGATGACGACGTAGCCCGCCCAGTCCTCGGTGAGCGAGGAGGACCCGCAGTTCTCGCAGGTCTCGGCGTTGGCCTGGTTGACGAGGTGGCACTCGCGACAGACGAGTCGGTTCGACGCCACGCTTACTCACCCGCCGTCGCTTCTTCGCGCTCCTCGCGCTCCTCGCGCAGCCAGCGGTGCTTGCCGAGGCCGGGCTGTTTGGCCGTCAGGCCGATCTTCGAGTCCCGCGGGTTGCGCTCGTCGATGCTCTTGGTGACGATTCGCGCGCGGACCGCGTCGTCGACGCCGAGGGCGCGGTCGGACTCGTTCGAGGCCAGCCGCTGGTTCTCGCCGTCGAACGCGAGGTACTCCTTGGAGATCTGTGAGACGTGCAGCAGGCCGTCGACGGGGCCGATCCCGACGAAGGCGCCGAACTCGACGACCTCGACGATCGTGCCGTCGACGACCTCCTGCATCTGGGGGTCGAACGTGACGGCGTCGAACTCCGCCTCGTAGTAGACGCCCGGCCGGTTCGGCAGGACCGTCCCCTCGCCGATGTCGTGGACGTCGGTGACGGAGACGACGGAGCCGACCTCCTCGTCCATCCGGCCTTCGAGTTTGTCCTGTAGCAGTCGCTTCACGAGCTCCGGAGACACCTCGCCGAGCTCCTCCGGCGGCACTTCCACCGTATCCTTCAGTCGTACCCGTTTGTACATTCTATGGTCGCGTAATGGCTAACTTGTTTCTCCCGCGTAATGCAATTACCGGTGTGCCCACCTCGAGCACCCGGTCGCGCAGCGGGCGGTCGTTCGTAACGACGTAGTCGACGACGCCCTCGCGGGCGAGTTCGACCAGCGCGTCGTCGGCGTACGATTCCTCCGTGTCGACGAGCAGGCAGCGTTCGGTCGCGAGGTCGTGGCCGACGTTAGCCGCGGTCCCCTCGGTTCCGCCCTTCTCGGCGAGCCGCCGCAACTCCTCGACGACCGGCTGCGGGGCGATCGGCTCGAACGCGCCCGTTCGCGGTTCGTCGCCGGTCGCCGAGTCCGGCGCGCGTGACGCGCCGTCGAGGACCCGATCGAGTTCCTCGAACAGCCGCACGTCGAGTTCGACCGGCATCATCAGCGCGCTCGTGTCGAGGGCAACCCGCTCCGGCATCTATTCCTGCAGGGTGCCGAGGCCGATCAGCCGCCAGCGCGCGCCGACGCGGCGGTTGATCGCGATCTTCGCGCCCGGTTCGGCGCAGACGGGCCGTTTGAGCCTGACCTCGCACTCGCCGTCGCGCGCGCTCGTCACCGCGCCGACGGTGGTCGCGGTGCCGACGGTCATCATCAGCGGCTCGCCCGTGCTGATCTCGTCGACGTCGCCGTCCCCGGCCGCGGCGTCTCCCTCCGCGCTGCCGACGATCCGGTCGAGGAGGTCGACGTCCATCGTGAACTGCTCCCACGTCGGCGGGAGGCTGCCCGGCGGGCCGGCGATCCGGCCCGCGAGCGCGTCGCCTTTCGTCAGCGAGGGATCGAGCCCGGTGCCGACGCCGAGCAGGCCACCCGGCGTGACGACGTCGGCGTCGCGGCCGCCGGCCTGCAGCGAGCGGACCGTCGTCTGGATGGGGACGTACTCCGACTGGCCGCCCTCCTCGACCTCCCGGCCGGGGCGGATCTCGAGTTCGTCGTCGACTTCGAGTTCGCCCTCGACGAGGCTCCCGCCGAGGACGCCGCCGGTGAGGTTCTCGTAGGTCGTCCCCGGCTTGTTGATGTCGAAGCTGCGGGCGACGTGCATCCGCGGGTCGGCGTCGGGGTTTCGCTCGGGGGTCGGAATCTCCGATTCGATCGCGCCGATGAGGAGGTCCATGTTGACCTCCTGGCCGGCCGAGACCGGGACGACGGGGGCGTCCTCGGCGACGGTCCCCTCGACGAACTCCTGGATCTGGCGGTAGTTCTCCCGGGCCTGCTCGGCGTCGACGAGGTCGACCTTGTTCTGGGCGATGACGATGTTGTCGATGCCGATGATGTCAAGCGCCATCAGGTGCTCTTCGGTCTGGGGCTGTGGGACGGGCTCCGAGGCCGAGACCACGAGCACCGCGCCGTCCATCAGCGCCGCTCCCGAGAGCATCGTCGCCATCAGGGTCTCGTGACCCGGGGCGTCGACGAACGAGACGGTCCGCAGCGGCTCGCTCTCGGAGCCGTCCGGACACTCCTCCTCGACGGTGAAACACTCGGGCTCGTCCACGCCGGGACAGCGACGGAACGTCGCGTCCGCGTACCCCAGCCGGATGGAGATGCCGCGTTTCATCTCCTCCGAGTGCTGGTCGGTCCAGGAGCCGCTGAGCGCCTGGACCAGCGTCGTCTTCCCGTGGTCGACGTGGCCGACGAGTCCGATGTTCACCTCCGGTTGTCGATTTCCTGCCATAAGACGGTGAGTAATCTTACTAGGGGTTCCGCCGTGCGCTTGATAAAGGTTGCGAGCTATCCCCGCCCTTCGTTACGTGGATCGATCCGTAGAGTTTTGCCCCCTCGCGTGGCTAAAATTGGCCTCGCTCGCGGGGTTTCGGGCCGGTTCCCCGCTGGAGAGTTCGGGACGCCTCCGTCGCGGTGGCTCCCGGACCGGCCCGCGGAACCGATTTAAACCGTCGACCCCGGCACGGCCGGGGTCCGGCCCCGTTCCGGCGTCTCGCTGCGGCGTTCCCGTCCCGGACGTATCGGAGTACATACAAAAGCCGATTTCTGCGAACGTTTTAGCCGTGGGGCGTGCACGTGCCCCGTATGAGCAGGTCAGACGCCTCGGGCGACGCCGACGCGACGATCCTCGAGTGTACCGACTGCATCGCCCCCGCCGAGGCGTTCGCGCTGATCGGCAACGAGACGCGGCTGTCGATTCTGGAGGCCCTGTGGGCGGCCGACGAGCGGCCGGTCTCGTTCTCGGACCTGCGGCGGGCAGTCGGGATGCGCGACTCGGCGCAGTTCAACTACCACCTCCAGAAGCTGACGGGCCACTTCGTCGTGCAGGTGGAGGGCGGCTACGAGTTCAAACACGCCGGCGAGAAGGTCGTTCGGTCGGTCATCGCCGGCTCGTTCAACGAACACCCGACGGTCGACCCCTTCCCCGTTCAGGGGGCCTGTGCCTCCTGTGGCGGCCCGCTGCGGGCGGTCTACGAGGACGAACGCCTCGGCATCGAGTGTGCCGACTGCGGCCAGCGCCACGGCGAGTACGGCTTCCCGCCCGGCGGGTTCAACGACCGCACGGCCGAGGAGGTCGTCGACGCCTTCGACCAGCGGGTGCGCCACCTCCACTGCCTCGCCGCCGACGGCGTCTGCCCGGAGTGTGGCGGCCGGATGGAGACGACCGTCGCCGAGGAGGGGTCGTGCTGTCTCGGCGTCGGCGTCCGCGTCGACCACGAGTGTGCCCAGTGTGGCCACGCGCTGTGCTCGGCGCCCGGCCTGCGCCTGCTCGACCACTCGGCGGTCGTCTCCTTCCACCGCGAGCGCGGCGTCCGCCTCGACGAGCGCCCCTACTGGACGCTGCCGTGGTGCGTCTCCGACGAGCACACCCGCCTCGTCGGGCGCGACCCCGTCCGCCTCGAGGTCCGGATGCCCGTCGCCGACGACGAACTCCGCGTCGTCATGGACGGCGACCTCGACGTGCTGGAGACGACGGTCGAATCGGCCGACTGAGAACTTCTCCCGTCCGCTCTCGTCCGCTTTCGTACCCCGACTCTCGTCCTCGCTACCGAAACGAGTTTCAGTACCGCGAGTTACAGAACTGTTTTTCAGATTATACTTATTCGGTCGGCGCCCCTCCGTTCGAACGAGGACCATGACCCGACCCGACGCGTTCACGGCGACCGATCCGTACCGGTACGAACACTCCCTCGGCGAGGTGGCCGTCGGCGCCGCGCTGACCCTCGAGGCGATGGTCGTCGGCGTGGCCGTCGCCTTCCCCCTCGCCGACGCGCCGGCGGTCGGTTCGCTCGTCGCGCTCGCCGGCGGCGCCCTCGCGGCCGCCGTCGTCGCCGCCGGCACCGTCGCGGCCGGCCGCCGGTTCGGCGCCGCCGTCGCCCGCCTGCGCGAGGCCCGCGACGACGACCGCGACCCCTGTGACGCCGAGTCGCCCGTCCGACCCGCCGAACCGCACTGCCGCTGAACCCGCGGCCTTTTGCCGCCCGCCGCCCTCGCCTCTCGCGTGGAGTTCGCGTTCGAACTCGCGCTGTGTGCGGCCCTCGAAGCACGCGGCGACGGGGTCGTCGCCCGCCAACTCGGCGCGGGCGTGGCCGACCCCGGCGGCCGCGTCCTCGACGTCGTCCGCGTCGACCCCGGGCCGGCGTTCGACGAGCGGGTGTCGCTCACGGCCGCGTCGATCCCCGACGCGGCGGTCGAGGCCGACGTCGGCCCCGGCCGCTTTCGCTACTGGAAGGACGCCTTCGACTGCCAGCCCGACCGCGCCCGGCGGGCGACCGAGCGCGCCGTCGAGGCCGGTTTCTTCGAGCACCGGCGCCACAACGGCCGCGACCACGTCCGGCAGGTCGCCCGCTACCCCGACTGGTTCGGCCGGATCGTCGGGATCGAGAACAAGCCGGACCTCGGACGACCGGGCGACCTCGAATCCCAGCTTCGGACGGACGTCAGCCTCGCGCTGGTCGACGAGGCGGTCCTCGCGACCGAGAGCTACGTGACGCGGGCACACCTCAACCGCATCCCCGAGGAGGTGGGCGTCTGGCGGGTCCGCCGCGACGACGCGGGCGTCGAATCGATCGAGGTGGTCCGGGAGCCGACGCCGCTGCCGGTCGACGAGGCCGGGATCGAACCGCTCGCGTTCCACCCGGGACGGACCGACGTCGCGGTCGTCCCCGCCGCCGAGAAGGCCCGCGCGCGCCGACGGCTGGCCGAGCGCGCCTACGGCAAGGGCTGGCGCACCTACGCGTTTCCCGCGTGCGAGCGCTGCGACGCCGACGACGCCTCGGGCGCAACGCTCCCCCACTGTGCGTGGAAGGGCCGGGTCGTCGACGCCGCCGTCGAGTGCGGTCCGTCCTGTGCGGGACACGTCCCCGCGGACCCGCCGGCGGTCGACCTCGCGGCCGAGCGCGACCGCCGGACGCCGTGGGTGGCCGATCCGCCGGGGCGTCGCAGGCGACAGTCGGGGCTCGACCGGTTCTAGTCGACGACGAAGAAGACGCCCGTGAACTCCTCGCCGTCCGGCGACGTGCTCCCGTACTCGTGTTTCCCCTCGAAGGGGAACCGCCACTGGTGGACGCTGCCGCGCTCCTGTCGCTCGGAGCCGCTCCACTTGCACGGGTCCGGCACGTCCACCGGGTAGAGGTCGTACCCGTCTTCCCCCCAGACCCACGTGATCGGCGTCATGGATTCGACCTTGATCGCATCGGGCTCGAACCGGGGCTCGCCGTCGGGGGCGAGACGAATCTCGACCTCGTCCGCGCCGGTGCGGTCGACGAGGTCGTAGTCGTCCATCTCGTCGAGGTGCGTGTCGTAGGTGCCGTCGTCCTCGTTCTCGCCCTCGTCGTCCGCGCCGTCGTCGTCGCCCAGACAGCCAGCCAGCGGCGCCGTCGCGACGACGGCTCCGAGCAGCGTCCTCCGCGTCCACGTCATCGGCGGACCTTGCCGTCGGCGCCGCTTGACGACTCTGGTACGATCGTCGAATCCCGGCCGCGGGCCGCTCAGAGGACGTGTTCCTCGCCGTCGACGGCCAGCGGCTCCGCGAACGCCTCCTCGACGGGGTAGTAGTGTGCGAGGTGGACCAGTCGGGTCTCGCTCGCGTCGAGGTCGTCGGCGAGCGCGAGCGCGCCCTCGCGGGTCATGTGTTTCGTCCCGAACGTCCGCGGGACGCCGTCGGCGTCCGCGTGGCGTCCGCCGGCGGGGTGGTAGTCACAGAGGTGCGCGGGGACGATGGCGTCGGCCAGCAGGAGGTCCGGGTCCGCGAGCGCCTCGCGGGAGTCGGCGGGGACGTCGTAGCTCGTGTCGCCCGTGATCGACAGTTTCGCGCCCGTCTCCGGGTCCTCGACCGCGAGGCCGTAACACAGAAGCGGCGGGTGGTCGACGGGGACGAGCGTGACGTCGAACCCGCAGGTTTCGACGGTCTCGAACGGCGTCGTCGGGTAGACGGTGACGGGGTCGAGGTAGTGGTAGTCGTCGGCGACCGTCTCGGCGACACTCTCGCCGGTCAGGGGGTCGGTCTCGTCGGCGGCGTAGACGTCGAGGTCGTCCAGCAGGCGGTAGACGTTCCCCAGTCCGTCGAGGTGGTCGAAGTGGACGTGGGTGACGACGGCCGCGTCCGGGAGCGCGACCTCGTCGCGCAGGAACTGGTAGCGAAAGTCGGGGCTGGCGTCGACCAGCAGCGCTTCGCCGGTGCGCTCGTTCTCGACGTGGACCGAGAAGCGGGTGCGCTCGACGCCGCGTTCGCGGGCCGCCGCGCACGTCTCGCAATTACAGCCGACGGTTGGCGTCCCCGTCGTATCGCCCGTACCGAGGAGGGTGACGCGCATCTGCCCGGACAGAGTAGCCCCGCCATCGTAAAGTCAGGGGTGTCCCGGTCCGCGACGCGGGTTCCGCGGGCACGTCGACCGCCCGACGCGGCCTCCCTCGAAGCGACGGAATGTTGCTATCCTCGATAGATAAGATTTTAGTAGTTTACCTGGGTTTGATTTGTAGAGTCGCAGCTGGTGACGACTCGGATCAGAACGATGAAACTCGACGAATTCGCGGACGCGAACGCACCGAAAGACGGGACGGGACGGTTTCAACTCGAAAGCGACAAACTCCTCGACGTCGCCCTCGACGGGTCGGCGATGCTGAAAGCGGGGTCGATGGTCGGCCACACCGGCGACGTCTCCTTCACCGGGAAGAGTTCCGCCGAAGGCGGCCTCACGGGGTTTCTCAAACAGAAGGTGACGAGTGAGGGGACCCCGATCATGGAGGCCTCGGGGGCCGGACACGTGTACGTCGCCGACCAGGGCAAGAAGATCCAGATCCTCGAACTCGCGGCCGGGGAGAGCCTCTCGGTGAACGGGAACGACATCCTCGCGTTCGAGTCGAGCGTGGACTACAGCATCGGAACGGTCGGGAGCTTCTCCGCGACCAAAGCCGGCGGGCTGGTCAACGTCTACCTCGAAGGGCCCGGGAACGTCGCCATCACGACCCACGGTGATCCGCTCGTCCTGACGCCCCCGGTCAAGACCGATCCGGACGCGACGGTCGCCTGGAGCGGTTCGCTCTCTCCCGGCCGGAGTTCCAACCTGAACCTCGGCGATATGGTCGGCCAGTCCTCGGGCGAACGGTACCAACTCGACTTCTCGGGGAGCGACGGGTTCGTCATCGTCCAGCCCTACGAGGAAGTCCAACCGGAACAGTAACCGATCCCCTCCGAGTTTCGCCGCCGATCGGCGGTCGGAACCCGGACGGCCCGCTCACGCGTTCGAGCGACGGGGCGGTGGTCGCCGGCCGGTCAGTGATCGTGATCGTGATCGTGGTCGTGCGACTGCCCCCCGTCGCTCGCCGCTCCGATGTCGCCGCCGGCGACGAGCGCGTCGTGGTCGCCCTCGATCATGTCCATGTTCTTGAGGTTGTCCCGCTCTTCGAAGTCCTCGACGGCCTCGAGGAGGTCGTCCTGCGTGAGCGTCGTGCGGTTCTCGGTCAGCGCCTCGAGTACGGCCTCCCGGAGCACCATCCGGAGGTCGCTCCCGGTCAGTCCCTCGGTCGTCTCGGCGACCACCTCGGGGTCGAACTCGTCGATCTCCATCGCGCGGGTGATCACGCGGAGGATGTCCGCGCGCATCGCGTGGTCGGGCTTGGGGAAGTTGACGATCTCGTCGAACCGACGCCACGCGGCGGCGTCGAGCTGGTCGGGGTGATTGGTCGCGCCGATGAGGAGGACGTCGTCCTGGATGAGCGAGACGTCGTCGATGCTCTTGAGCAGGGTGTTGACCGCACGCTTGAGCGCGGCGTGTTCGTCGCTGCGGCGGGTCTTGGCGACGAAGTCGAACTCGTCGATAAAGAGGATACAGGGCGAGAGCCGTTTGGCGACTTCGAACGTCTTGTCGACGTTCTTGGCCGTCTCCCCGAGGTACTGGGAGGTAATCATCGACAGTTTCACCTCGACGAACGGCAGGTCCATGTCCCGGGCCAGCGCCCGCGCCGTCGAGGTCTTGCCGGTGCCCGGCGGGCCGACGAACAGCAGTTTGCCGATCTCGCGCAGGCCGATCTCCGCGAGGTAGTCGCGGTGTTCGATCGCCTTCGCGATCTTCTCGATCTCGGCCTCCTGGTCGGGCGTGAGCACGAGGTCGTCGAGCGTGACGTCGACCTCCTCGGGCGCGCGCACCTCCACGAGGTCGAGCATCTCCTCTTCGTCCTCGCCGTCGAAGTACTCATCGAGCAGGCCGTCGATCCAGACCCGGTCGGCCTGAATGGGGCGGTTTCGCTCGCGGGCCTCTTCGTAGTCGACGTCGACGCCCTCCCGGTCGGCGAAGTGTTTCGCCAGCGTGGGGTTTTCGAGCAGGCGCTCGTCGTCGACCCGGTCGAGGAACCACTGCTCGGCGAGGTCGCGCTGGGTGAGCGAGACGCTTCCCGAGAACTCGTCGCGCTCGGTGAACATGAGGTCGCTCACGGCGTCCCACGGCCGGTCGACGCCGGTGGCCGTCCGCGCCGTGCCGACGGTCGCCGACAGGGGGCGGGTGATGCCGCCGCGGCCGCCGTCGTCCTCGGAGTCGGCGCCGCCGGTCCAGAAGACCTGTCGGTAGGCAGGCGGCAGGTCGTTCTCGTCTAACGATCGGTCCTCGGAGTAGACGCTCGTCGTGAGCAGGAACTCCACGACGTCGAGCGCCGCGTCACTCATTCTCGGGACGTACTCACCACACGGTCTTAACGTCGTCGTCCCGCGCAACGGTCGCCCCGGCCGCTGCCGAACCCGTCACCGGCGCAATTATTTTCCTCCGGCGGCCCGCAACGGAAGGCATGAACGTGTTGCTGGGCATCGCGGGAAGCGACGAGTCGGAGAAGGCGCTACGACGGACCGTCGACCGGGCGCGGGCGGTCGGCGACGACCTCGTCGTCGCGGTCGTCGAGAAACCCGAGGCGGAGCGATCGCAAGACGAGATGTACCGCCGCGCGGTCGAGGTGCTCGAAGAAGCAGGTCTCGACGCCGACGTGCGCAAACTCGACGGCGACCCCGGGAGCGCGCTGGTCGAACTCGCCGAGCGCGAGGGGGCCGACCAGCTGGTGATCGGCGGCGGGCGGCTGAGTCCGATGGGGAAGATTCGACTGGGACCGATCGCGGAGTTCGTCCTGCTGAACGCAACGACGACGGTCAAACTGGTTCGATGACCATGCGCGGCTCGCGTGTCTACCCGGAGGAGCCGGCTGGTCCGTTCCCGACGCCGCCGTCGACGTTCGAGGACCGCGAGGGTCGGAGGATCGACGTCGACGCCCTCGGCGGCGACGACGGGCGCGAGGTCGACCTCGACGCCCTCGTCGGGATGTACGTCGGCTTCGACCCGGCCGACAGAGCCCAGGGCATCCCCCCGACGGGCGAAGACCGGATCCGCGACTGGCTCGCGCCGATCGTCGACGACGGGATCAACGTCGTCGCCAGCCACGAGGGCGACGTCGTCGGCCACGCGACGCTGGTGCCCGACGCGGACGACCCCGACGCGGTCGACGACCTCGGCGAGATCGAGTGGGAACTCGCGATCTTCGTCCTCCAGGCGTACCAGCGCGCCGGCATCGGGACGGCGCTGCTGGAGCACCTGCTTGGCCACGCCAGCGACCTCGGCGTCGAGCGGGTGTGGCTCACCGTCGAGCGCTGGAACGGCCCCGCCATCGCCGTCTACGAACGCGTCGGCTTCGAGATCTGTGGGTCCGAGAGCTTCGAGCAGGAGATGTCGATCCGGCTCGCCTAGACCGAGAGGACGGGCTGGCTCGCGTACGAGAGGACGTACTCGGCGGCCTTCTCGAGCACTTCCGCGGGCGCGTCGGAGACCGACTCCCGCGGGATGACGATGAAGTCCGCGCCGACGGCGTCGGCGGCGTCGAGGACGACGCTGCCGGGGTGGCGCGTCTTGCGCACCGGCGAGAAGCCGTGGGCGGTCGACGTCGACACGGGCACGCCGTGGGCGTCCGCGAGACCGGCGACGTCCTCGAGGAACTGCCGGGTGTGGTCGGCGACGTCGGCCTCGTCGACGGTGCCGGCGTTCATGCCCTGGACGACGCCGCGTCCGAGGATGAACAGGGCGTGGACCGAGGCGTCGTAGCGGTCGGCGATCGCGACGGCGTACTCGACGGCGGTGGCGGACTCGTCGCTGCCGTCGACCGGTGCGAGCACCGTCTCGACGGCGAACGGCTCGCTGACGTCCATACGCGGTGGTGTGCGCGCCGACGTGAAAAACTCTCCCCCGAGGCGTCGGCGCCGGACCGACGCGGGCGCCGTCGGCGCCGGGCCGCTTTCGTGGAGGTTTATAGCGTCTCGGACGCTACCCCCGAGCATGTTCGATACGGTCGTCGTCGCGACCGACGGCTCCGAGAGCGTCGAGCGGGCCGTCGACGTCGCCATCGATCTCGCCAGCCGCTTCGGTGCCGACGTACACGCGCTCTCGGTCGTCGACGCGGGCGAAGTCGACGCCTCGCCCGAACAGCTCCGCGGCGAACTCCAGGCCGCCCTCGAAAGCCACGCGGAAGCCGCGCTCGCGGCCGTCGAGGAGCGGGCCGGGCCGGGGATCACCACCGCCGTCCGCGAGGGGCGGCCGGCGCCGGTGATCTGCGAGTACGCCCGCGAGGTCGACGCCGACCTCGTCGTCACGGGCACGCGCGGGCGCCACGGCGAGAACCGCCTCCTGCTCGGCAGCGTCGCCGAGCGGGTCGTCCGCACCTCGCCGGTGCCCGTCCTGACGGTGCGGCAACTGCCCGAGGAGGACCGCGAGGCGGCGAGCGCGGGCGCCTGACCGCGACCGGCGCTTTCTTCCCGCCCCGTCGCACAGGGTGTGGTATGTACGACGAGCTCATCGACAGCGCCGACCTCCCGCTCTCCCGGAAGTCGGTCGTTCCGGGGACCGGCTTCTTTCTCCCCGACTCCCTCGAAGAGGATCTGGAGGCGGAGGCGGCCCGGGCCGCCCTGGAGGGGGCCGAGGTCGCGGTCGTCGCCGACGCCGACGCCGACGGCCTCGCCTGCGTCGCGCTCCTCCGGGAGGTCTACGACGACGTGCGGAACGTGCCGCAACCGGAGTCGGAGTCGGAGTCGGAGTCGGGGACCGACGACGAAGACGGGGAGGGCCTCGAGATGCCCGAACCGACGCCCCACCGGGTCGCGTTGCTCCCCGCCAGCCCCCACGACGTCGAGGACGCGCTGGCCCGCGTCGCCGAGCACGCCGACCCGGGGATCGACCTCTACGTCTGTGACCTCTGTCCGGACCGTTACGAGTACGTCGCGGCGGAACTCGACGCGGCCCTCGACGTCGCGGACCGCGTCTCGTGGTACGACCACCACCAGTGGGACGACGACGTCGCCGCGGCCGTCCGCGAGGCGGGGGTCGACCTCGTCGTCGGCGACAGCGAAGAGGAGTGTACGGCCGACGTCGCCGTCCGCTCGCTTGCCCACGAGTTCGACCCGATCTACGAGGACCTCGCCGCCGTCACCCGCGACCACGACCTCTGGCTGCGGGAGGACCCCCGCAGCGACGACCTCGCGGACTACGCCTACTGGACCGACCCGGCCGAGTACGTCGAGGTCGTCCGCGAGCACGGCGCCGACCTCCCCGAGTGGGTCCGCGAGTTCCTCGCCGAGCGCCGCGTCGAGAAGGAGGCGCTGATCGACCAGGCCGTCGCCCGGGCCGAACTCCGCGAGGTCGGCGCGTACACCGTCGGGATCACCTACGGCCGTTGCTCGCAAAACGAGGTCGCCGAGGCGCTGCGCGAGCGGGGCGCCGACGCCTCCGTGATCGTCAAACCCGCCGGCAGCGCCTCCATCCGCGGGACCGACGCCTTCGACCGCTGTCACGAGGTCGCCGCCCGCGTCAACGGCGGCGGCCACCCGAAGGCCGCGGGCTGCAAGCCCGACATCTACGACGACATGCTCGACTACGCCCACCACTGGACGACCCGCGGGGCGGTGACGAAGCGCGTGATCCTCGACGCGTTCCGGGCGGTCGTCGAGGGCGAGGGCGAGGGCGAGGACGAGGACGAGTGAGCGACGTTCCGGCGCGTTACGCCCTCACCGCCGCGCGACGAACCGCATCACCAGCTGTAATACGTGGACGAAGACGCCGGCCACCGCGATGTAGACGCCGATCGTCTGCAGGGCGACCGGGGCCCGCCGGCGGTCGCGCACGCGCCAGATCTCCCAGCCCAGCCGCAACACGAACCCGAGGAAGATGAGGACGAAGCCGACGAAGAGCAGCGCCTCGAAGACGAACGAGCCGACGGCGATGGCGACGATCCCCCCGATGAACGCGTAGTTGGCGTACGTCCCCCAGCCGTCGAACTCCTTCGACCGGCCGTAGACGTACGCCGAGACGACGGCCGTGAGAAGCGCCACGACGACCGCCGTGATCCCGAGGATCGCGAGTTGACTCCCCCGCGGGGCGTACCGGAGCACGCCCGCGCCGAAGACGCCGAACGCCAGTTGCAGGACCGCCACGCCGGCGACTGCGACCCCCGTCCGGCCGCCGCTCACGCCGCGTTCGGCCAGCAGGTGGCCGCCCGTGATCGCCGCGCCGTAGACGATGACGCCGACGATGGGAACCGAGAACAGGTAGTCGTTGACGACCGACAGCGGCGTCGCCACGAAGACGTACATCAGCAAGACGTTGAGCGCCATCAGCCCGGAGGCGCCGCCGATCACCCGCGCCTCGCGGCTCGAGAGTCCGAAGCCGCGTTCGGTCTCGTACGCAGCGTCGAGGGAATCCATCGGCTCCGATTAGTCGCGTGACCGTCAAAAACCTGTGCCCGGGACGGT
The Salinilacihabitans rarus DNA segment above includes these coding regions:
- a CDS encoding DHH family phosphoesterase — encoded protein: MYDELIDSADLPLSRKSVVPGTGFFLPDSLEEDLEAEAARAALEGAEVAVVADADADGLACVALLREVYDDVRNVPQPESESESESGTDDEDGEGLEMPEPTPHRVALLPASPHDVEDALARVAEHADPGIDLYVCDLCPDRYEYVAAELDAALDVADRVSWYDHHQWDDDVAAAVREAGVDLVVGDSEEECTADVAVRSLAHEFDPIYEDLAAVTRDHDLWLREDPRSDDLADYAYWTDPAEYVEVVREHGADLPEWVREFLAERRVEKEALIDQAVARAELREVGAYTVGITYGRCSQNEVAEALRERGADASVIVKPAGSASIRGTDAFDRCHEVAARVNGGGHPKAAGCKPDIYDDMLDYAHHWTTRGAVTKRVILDAFRAVVEGEGEGEDEDE
- a CDS encoding universal stress protein produces the protein MFDTVVVATDGSESVERAVDVAIDLASRFGADVHALSVVDAGEVDASPEQLRGELQAALESHAEAALAAVEERAGPGITTAVREGRPAPVICEYAREVDADLVVTGTRGRHGENRLLLGSVAERVVRTSPVPVLTVRQLPEEDREAASAGA
- a CDS encoding GNAT family N-acetyltransferase codes for the protein MRGSRVYPEEPAGPFPTPPSTFEDREGRRIDVDALGGDDGREVDLDALVGMYVGFDPADRAQGIPPTGEDRIRDWLAPIVDDGINVVASHEGDVVGHATLVPDADDPDAVDDLGEIEWELAIFVLQAYQRAGIGTALLEHLLGHASDLGVERVWLTVERWNGPAIAVYERVGFEICGSESFEQEMSIRLA
- a CDS encoding universal stress protein → MNVLLGIAGSDESEKALRRTVDRARAVGDDLVVAVVEKPEAERSQDEMYRRAVEVLEEAGLDADVRKLDGDPGSALVELAEREGADQLVIGGGRLSPMGKIRLGPIAEFVLLNATTTVKLVR
- a CDS encoding ATP-binding protein; this translates as MSDAALDVVEFLLTTSVYSEDRSLDENDLPPAYRQVFWTGGADSEDDGGRGGITRPLSATVGTARTATGVDRPWDAVSDLMFTERDEFSGSVSLTQRDLAEQWFLDRVDDERLLENPTLAKHFADREGVDVDYEEARERNRPIQADRVWIDGLLDEYFDGEDEEEMLDLVEVRAPEEVDVTLDDLVLTPDQEAEIEKIAKAIEHRDYLAEIGLREIGKLLFVGPPGTGKTSTARALARDMDLPFVEVKLSMITSQYLGETAKNVDKTFEVAKRLSPCILFIDEFDFVAKTRRSDEHAALKRAVNTLLKSIDDVSLIQDDVLLIGATNHPDQLDAAAWRRFDEIVNFPKPDHAMRADILRVITRAMEIDEFDPEVVAETTEGLTGSDLRMVLREAVLEALTENRTTLTQDDLLEAVEDFEERDNLKNMDMIEGDHDALVAGGDIGAASDGGQSHDHDHDHDH
- a CDS encoding universal stress protein encodes the protein MDVSEPFAVETVLAPVDGSDESATAVEYAVAIADRYDASVHALFILGRGVVQGMNAGTVDEADVADHTRQFLEDVAGLADAHGVPVSTSTAHGFSPVRKTRHPGSVVLDAADAVGADFIVIPRESVSDAPAEVLEKAAEYVLSYASQPVLSV
- a CDS encoding AIM24 family protein — protein: MKLDEFADANAPKDGTGRFQLESDKLLDVALDGSAMLKAGSMVGHTGDVSFTGKSSAEGGLTGFLKQKVTSEGTPIMEASGAGHVYVADQGKKIQILELAAGESLSVNGNDILAFESSVDYSIGTVGSFSATKAGGLVNVYLEGPGNVAITTHGDPLVLTPPVKTDPDATVAWSGSLSPGRSSNLNLGDMVGQSSGERYQLDFSGSDGFVIVQPYEEVQPEQ